A region from the Rhodospirillaceae bacterium genome encodes:
- a CDS encoding DUF3394 domain-containing protein translates to MYDIRTALLPFLFVFNTELLLINVGPIKAVFVFVIAVIAMMLFAAATQGFFLVRNKIWETVALLLVAFTLFRPGFWLDQIVSPFIPVNPSKVYEFVNDVPENGMMTVVVTGPDYDTGEQTTTTLMVPLGRPLEAAERLRSAGLSVTVEDGLTKIEEPMQGTPFFQSIGSLFDYYGDAPVIMSTIQKKADRMPKELFYIPALILLGFIVISQRRRKTEA, encoded by the coding sequence ATGTACGACATTCGTACGGCCTTGCTGCCATTCCTGTTTGTCTTCAATACCGAATTGCTGCTGATTAATGTCGGGCCGATCAAGGCGGTGTTCGTATTCGTCATTGCGGTCATAGCCATGATGCTGTTCGCAGCGGCAACGCAGGGATTTTTCCTTGTTCGAAACAAGATATGGGAAACCGTCGCCTTGTTGCTGGTTGCCTTTACCCTGTTCCGGCCCGGATTTTGGCTGGATCAGATCGTATCGCCTTTTATTCCCGTAAATCCAAGTAAGGTGTACGAATTCGTCAACGATGTTCCGGAAAACGGAATGATGACCGTTGTTGTTACCGGGCCCGACTATGATACCGGCGAACAGACAACGACGACATTGATGGTTCCCCTGGGGCGGCCGTTAGAAGCCGCGGAACGTTTGCGGTCCGCTGGACTGTCAGTAACCGTTGAAGACGGCTTGACTAAAATCGAGGAGCCAATGCAGGGAACGCCGTTTTTCCAAAGTATCGGCAGCCTGTTCGATTATTACGGCGACGCCCCGGTGATCATGTCTACGATTCAGAAAAAAGCGGATCGTATGCCTAAAGAACTGTTCTACATACCGGCTCTTATCCTGTTAGGCTTCATTGTCATCAGCCAGCGGCGGCGTAAAACCGAGGCATAA
- a CDS encoding glycine C-acetyltransferase — translation MTKTFISSLSDELETLKSSGLYKSEHVITSKQGSEIEIDSGQHVLNFCANNYLGLANSEDLIAAGKAALDRYGYGMSSVRFICGTQEEHKQLEAKISTFLGMEDTILYSSCFDANTGLFETLLGEQDAVISDALNHASIIDGVRLCKAKRLRYANNDMSALEEQLVAAEGARFKLIATDGVFSMDGIIANLKGICDLAEKYDAMVMVDDSHAVGFLGDNGCGSVEYCGVDGRVDIITGTLGKALGGASGGYTSGKAEVIDWLRQRSRPYLFSNTLAPMIAATTLKVFDLIESGDDLRERLSANSNLFRKEMSKAGFTLAGADHPIIPVMIGDASLAKDMAARMLEKGIYVVGFTFPVVPEGQARIRTQMSAAHSSDDVSRAIDVFIEVGRELGLI, via the coding sequence ATGACCAAGACATTTATTAGCAGCCTGAGCGATGAGCTTGAGACTTTAAAGTCGTCGGGCCTTTATAAATCCGAACACGTCATTACGTCCAAGCAGGGTAGCGAAATCGAGATCGACTCCGGCCAGCACGTTCTTAACTTTTGCGCCAATAACTACCTGGGTTTGGCAAACAGTGAAGATCTTATTGCAGCTGGAAAGGCGGCTCTCGATCGCTATGGATACGGCATGTCTTCGGTGCGCTTTATTTGCGGCACTCAGGAAGAACACAAACAGCTGGAAGCGAAAATCTCAACATTTTTGGGCATGGAAGATACCATTCTGTATTCCAGTTGCTTCGATGCAAACACCGGGCTTTTTGAAACCTTGCTCGGTGAGCAGGACGCGGTCATTTCAGATGCCTTAAATCATGCATCGATCATCGATGGTGTCCGGTTGTGCAAGGCTAAACGACTGCGCTACGCCAACAACGATATGTCAGCACTGGAAGAACAGCTGGTTGCGGCAGAAGGAGCCCGTTTTAAACTAATTGCCACCGACGGTGTTTTTTCAATGGATGGTATTATTGCCAACCTGAAAGGGATATGTGATCTGGCTGAAAAATATGATGCCATGGTGATGGTCGATGATAGCCACGCTGTTGGATTTCTTGGCGATAATGGATGTGGCTCTGTCGAATACTGCGGCGTCGATGGGCGCGTCGATATCATCACCGGAACCCTCGGCAAGGCTTTAGGCGGTGCTTCCGGCGGATATACTTCGGGTAAAGCAGAAGTCATCGATTGGCTGCGCCAACGCTCCCGTCCGTATCTTTTTTCAAATACCCTTGCCCCGATGATTGCTGCGACGACGCTTAAAGTTTTCGATTTGATCGAAAGCGGAGATGACTTACGTGAGCGTTTATCGGCCAATAGTAATCTGTTCAGGAAAGAGATGAGCAAGGCCGGGTTCACCCTCGCAGGGGCCGATCATCCAATAATTCCGGTGATGATTGGCGATGCATCCCTAGCCAAGGATATGGCTGCTCGGATGCTTGAAAAAGGTATTTATGTCGTAGGGTTTACCTTCCCAGTTGTGCCCGAGGGACAAGCCAGAATTCGCACCCAGATGTCGGCTGCACACAGCAGTGATGATGTGAGCCGTGCCATTGATGTGTTTATTGAGGTCGGTCGTGAGCTTGGTCTTATTTAA
- a CDS encoding D-cysteine desulfhydrase family protein, with protein sequence MLADIPRVLLSHTPTPLEEMPNLTTALAGPGLFIKRDDCTGLGMGGNKARQMEFYIGAAAAQGADCILITGAVQSNFVRMAAAAARKVGMECHIQLEERVANPSPLYRHSGNVLLNRILGATLYSFPEGENEEGADQNLEDIAEDLRAQGKKPYVIHLGAGHPPLGSLGYVDAARELVEQFDKTGAMFDEIIVASGSGATHAGLLFGLRALGCSVAVKGICVRRSEELQRLRIVGLCQKIAELLGIENPVSDHDIDINDDVLAPGYGKMNDAVLEAIKLTAHCEGIILDPVYTGRTMAGFLSRARQAEPGQKLLFIHTGGQPAVFGYEADLEPLLSDNI encoded by the coding sequence GTGCTGGCTGACATTCCGCGTGTGTTGTTGAGCCACACACCGACACCGCTGGAGGAAATGCCCAATTTGACGACGGCCCTTGCTGGTCCGGGTCTGTTCATCAAACGTGATGACTGTACGGGCCTGGGCATGGGCGGCAACAAGGCGCGCCAGATGGAGTTTTATATTGGCGCGGCGGCAGCCCAAGGAGCCGACTGCATCCTGATTACCGGCGCGGTTCAGTCAAACTTTGTTCGCATGGCCGCAGCTGCGGCCCGCAAAGTTGGCATGGAATGCCACATCCAGCTCGAAGAACGTGTCGCCAATCCGTCACCCCTTTATCGACACTCGGGAAATGTGCTGCTCAACAGGATTCTGGGGGCGACCTTGTACAGTTTCCCGGAAGGAGAAAATGAAGAAGGCGCTGATCAAAACCTTGAAGACATTGCCGAGGATTTAAGGGCGCAAGGTAAAAAGCCTTACGTTATTCATCTGGGGGCGGGGCACCCGCCATTGGGATCTTTGGGCTATGTTGACGCGGCACGGGAACTGGTCGAACAATTTGACAAGACAGGCGCCATGTTCGATGAAATCATCGTTGCCTCTGGTAGCGGGGCGACCCATGCGGGATTGCTTTTTGGCCTGCGTGCCCTTGGCTGCTCCGTCGCCGTTAAAGGCATCTGCGTTCGCAGGTCTGAAGAATTACAACGCCTACGTATTGTCGGCCTGTGTCAGAAAATTGCTGAATTGTTAGGTATTGAAAATCCGGTTTCCGATCATGACATCGATATCAATGATGATGTCCTGGCTCCCGGATATGGCAAGATGAATGACGCCGTTCTCGAAGCCATCAAACTGACGGCCCATTGTGAAGGCATCATCCTTGACCCGGTTTATACCGGGCGCACCATGGCCGGATTTCTGAGCCGCGCCCGTCAAGCTGAGCCTGGGCAGAAGCTGTTGTTTATCCATACGGGCGGCCAACCTGCGGTGTTTGGTTACGAAGCCGATCTGGAGCCATTATTGAGCGATAATATATAA
- the ccoS gene encoding cbb3-type cytochrome oxidase assembly protein CcoS: protein MDILLYLIPIALLLGSIALAAFLWSLKSGQFEDMEGAANRILFDDEDTSQQLLANSEKSPAEKDLKVQHKASTPD, encoded by the coding sequence ATGGACATCCTTTTGTACCTGATCCCGATTGCACTGTTGCTCGGCAGTATCGCTTTGGCCGCCTTCCTGTGGTCGCTGAAATCTGGTCAGTTTGAGGACATGGAAGGCGCCGCCAATCGTATTCTGTTCGACGATGAAGACACTTCCCAACAACTTCTCGCCAATTCAGAAAAGTCGCCCGCCGAAAAAGACCTGAAAGTTCAACATAAGGCATCAACGCCGGATTAA